The following are encoded together in the Bos taurus isolate L1 Dominette 01449 registration number 42190680 breed Hereford chromosome 10, ARS-UCD2.0, whole genome shotgun sequence genome:
- the GLCE gene encoding D-glucuronyl C5-epimerase isoform X1, giving the protein MRCLAARVNYKTLIIICALFTLVTVLLWNKCSSDKAIQVPRHLSSGFRVDALEKKAAASESNNYVNHMAKQSEEAFPQEQQKAPPVVGGFNNNGGGRVLGLKYEEIDCLINDEHTIKGRREGNEVFLPFTWVEKYFDVYGKVVQYDGYDRFEFSHSYSKVYAQRAPYHPDGVFMSFEGYNVEVRDRVKCISGVEGVPLSTQWGPQGYFYPIQIAQYGLSHYSKNLTEKPPHIEVYETAEDRDKNSKPNDWTVPKGCFMASVADKSRFTNVKQFIAPETSEGVSLQLGNTKDFIISFDLKFLTNGSVSVVLETTEKNQLFTVHYVSNTQLIAFKERDIYYGIGPRTSWSTVTRDLVTDLRKGVGLSNTKAVKPTRIMPKKVVRLIAKGKGFLDNITISTTAHMAAFFAASDWLVRNQDEKGGWPIMVTRKLGEGFKSLEPGWYSAMAQGQAISTLVRAYLLTKDHIFLNSALRATAPYKFLSEQHGVKAVFMNKHDWYEEYPTTPSSFVLNGFMYSLIGLYDLKETAGEKLGKEARSLYERGMESLKAMLPLYDTGSGTIYDLRHFMLGIAPNLARWDYHTTHINQLQLLSTIDESPIFKEFVKRWKSYLKGSRAKHN; this is encoded by the exons ATGCGTTGCTTGGCAGCTCGGGTCAACTATAAGACTCTGATTATCATCTGCGCACTCTTCACTTTGGTCACAGTACTTTTGTGGAATAAGTGTTCCAGTGACAAAGCGATCCAGGTTCCACGGCACTTGAGTAGTGGCTTCAGAGTGGATGCCTtagaaaaaaaagcagcagcgTCTGAGAGCAACAACTATGTGAACCACATGGCCAAgcagtctgaggaggccttccctCAGGAACAGCAGAAAGCGCCCCCTGTTGTTGGGGGCTTCAATAACAATGGGGGAGGCAGGGTGTTAGGGCTCAAATATGAAGAAATTGACTGCCTCATAAATGATGAACACACAATTAAAGGGAGACGAGAGGGGAATGAAGTCTTTCTTCCATTCACCTGGGTAGAGAAATATTTTGACGTTTACGGAAAGGTGGTTCAGTATGATGGCTATGATCGGTTTGAATTCTCTCATAGCTATTCCAAAGTCTATGCACAGAGAGCCCCTTATCACCCTGATGGTGTGTTTATGTCCTTTGAAGGCTACAATGTGGAAGTCCGAGACAGAGTCAAGTGCATAAGTGGGGTTGAAG gtGTACCTTTATCTACACAGTGGGGACCTCAAGGCTATTTCTACCCAATCCAGATTGCACAGTATGGGTTAAGTCACTACAGCAAGAATCTAACTGAAAAACCCCCTCATATAGAGGTATATGAAACAGCAGAAGACAGGGACAAAAACAGCAAGCCCAATGACTGGACTGTGCCCAAGGGCTGCTTTATGGCTAGTGTGGCTGATAAGTCAAGATTCACCAATGTTAAACAGTTCATTGCTCCAG AAACCAGTGAAGGTGTATCCTTGCAACTGGGGAACACAaaagattttattatttcatttgaccTCAAGTTCTTAACAAATGGAAGCGTGTCTGTGGTTCTGGAGACGACAGAAAAGAATCAGCTCTTCACTGTACATTATGTCTCAAATACCCAGCTAATTGCTTTTAAAGAAAGAGACATATACTATGGCATCGGGCCCAGAACATCATGGAGCACAGTTACCCGGGACCTGGTCACTGACCTCAGGAAAGGAGTGGGTCTTTCCAACACAAAAGCTGTCAAGCCAACAAGAATAATGCCCAAGAAGGTGGTTAGGTTGATTGCGAAAGGGAAGGGCTTCCTTGACAACATTACCATCTCTACCACAGCCCACATGGCTGCCTTCTTCGCTGCCAGTGACTGGCTGGTGAGGAACCAGGATGAGAAAGGCGGCTGGCCGATTATGGTGACCCGTAAGTTAGGGGAAGGCTTCAAGTCTTTAGAGCCAGGGTGGTACTCCGCCATGGCCCAAGGGCAAGCCATTTCTACATTAGTCAGGGCCTATCTCTTAACAAAAGACCATATATTCCTCAATTCAGCTTTAAGGGCAACAGCCCCTTACAAGTTTCTGTCAGAGCAGCATGGAGTCAAGGCTGTGTTTATGAATAAACATGACTGGTATGAAGAATATCCAACTACACCTAGCTCTTTTGTTTTAAATGGCTTTATGTATTCTTTAATTGGGCTGTATGACTTAAAAGAAACTGCAGGGGAAAAACTCGGGAAAGAAGCGAGGTCCTTGTATGAGCGTGGCATGGAATCCCTTAAAGCCATGCTCCCCTTGTACGACACTGGCTCAGGAACCATCTATGACCTCCGGCACTTCATGCTTGGCATTGCCCCCAACCTGGCCCGCTGGGACTATCACACCACCCACATCAATCAACTGCAGCTGCTTAGCACCATTGATGAGTCCCCAATCTTCAAAGAATTTGTCAAGAGGTGGAAGAGCTACCTTAAAGGCAGCCGGGCAAAGCACAACTAG